From a single Tursiops truncatus isolate mTurTru1 chromosome 20, mTurTru1.mat.Y, whole genome shotgun sequence genomic region:
- the TMUB2 gene encoding transmembrane and ubiquitin-like domain-containing protein 2 isoform X1: MISRHLQNNLMSVDPVSSQAMELSDVTLIEGVGNEVTVVAGVAVLILALVLAWLSTYVADSGSSQLLGTIVSAGDTSVLHLGHVDHLVAGQVTPEPTELPHPSEGNDEKAEEAGEGGGDSTGEPGAGGGIEPSLEHLLDIQGLPKRQAGPGSSGPEVPQRSEDSACLINVRLKFLNDTEELAVARPEDTVGALKSKYFPGQESQMKLIYQGRLLQDPGRTLRSLNITDNCVIHCHHSPLGSAVPGPSASLAPSSATEPPSLGVSVGSLMVPVFVVLLGVVWYFRINYRQFFTAPATVSLVGVTVFFSFLVFGMYGR; encoded by the exons ATGATTTCCCGTCATCTTCaaaacaaccttatgag TGTGGACCCAGTCAGCAGCCAGGCCATGGAGCTCTCTGATGTCACCCTTATTGAGGGTGTGGGTAATGAGGTGACTGTGGTGGCAGGTGTGGCGGTGCTGATTCTAGCCTTGGTCCTAGCTTGGCTCTCTACCTACGTAGCCGACAGCGGTAGCAGCCAGCTCCTGGGCACTATTGTGTCAGCTGGCGACACATCCGTCCTCCACCTGGGGCATGTGGACCATCTGGTGGCGGGCCAAGTCACCCCAGAGCCAACCGAACTCCCACATCCATCAGAGGGTAATGATGAGAAGGCTGAAGAGGCTGGCGAAGGTGGGGGAGACTCCACAGGGGAACCCGGAGCTGGGGGTGGTATTGAGCCCAGCCTTGAGCATCTGCTTGACATCCAAGGCCTGCCCAAAAGACAAGCGGGCCCGGGGAGCAGCGGTCCAGAGGTGCCCCAGAGATCTGAGGATAGCGCCTGCCTCATCAATGTGCGGCTCAAATTCCTCAACGACACCGAGGAGCTGGCTGTGGCCAGGCCAGAGGATACTGTGGGTGCTCTGAAGAG TAAATACTTCCCTGGACAAGAAAGCCAGATGAAACTGATCTACCAGGGCCGCCTGCTGCAGGACCCAGGCCGCACACTGCGTTCCCTGAACATTACCGACAACTGTGTGATTCACTGTCACCACTCACCCCTTGGGTCAGCTGTTCCAGGCCCCTCGGCCTCCCTGGCCCCCTCTTCAGCCACTGAGCCGCCCAGCCTCGGCGTCAGTGTGGGCAGCCTCATGGTGCCTGTGTTTGTGGTGCTGTTGGGTGTGGTCTGGTACTTCCGTATCAATTACCGTCAGTTCTTCACAGCACCTGCCACTGTCTCCCTGGTGGGGGTCACTGTCTTCTTCAGCTTCCTAGTATTTGGGATGTATGGACGATAA
- the ATXN7L3 gene encoding ataxin-7-like protein 3 isoform X1, whose protein sequence is MKMEEMSLSGLDNSKLEAIAQEIYADLVEDSCLGFCFEVHRAVKCGYFFLDDTDPDSMKDFEIVDQPGLDIFGQVFNQWKSKECVCPNCSRSIAASRFAPHLEKCLGMGRNSSRIANRRIANSNNMNKSESDQEDNDDINDNDWSYGSEKKAKKRKSDKLWYLPFQNPNSPRRSKSLKHKNGFSVCTSASNTLPLLFSSSGELSNSDPFKYNNSTGISYETLGPEELRSLLTTQCGVISEHTKKMCTRSLRCPQHTDEQRRAVRIYFLGPSAVLPEVESSLDNDSFDMTDSQALISRLQWDGSSDLSPSDSGSSKTSENQGWGLGTNSSESRKTKKKKSHLSLVGTASGLGSNKKKKPKPPAPPTPSIYDDIN, encoded by the exons atgaaaatggaggaaATGTCTTTGTCTGGCCTGGATAACAGCAAACTAGAG GCCATCGCTCAGGAGATATACGCGGACCTGGTCGAGGATTCTTGTTTGGGATTCTGCTTTGAGGTACACCGGGCTGTCAAGTGTGGCTATTTCTTCCTGGACGACACGGACCCTGATAGCATGAAGGATTTTG AGATCGTGGACCAGCCGGGGTTGGACATCTTTGGACAGGTTTTCAACCAGTGGAAGAGCAAGGAGTGTGTTTGCCCCAATTGCAGCCGCAGCATTGCCGCCTCCCGTTTTGCTCCCCATCTGGAGAAGTGCCTGGGAATGGGTCGGAACAGCAGTCGAATCGCCAACCGCCG GATTGCCAATAGCAACAACATGAACAAGTCTGAGAGTGACCAAGAGGATAACGATGACATCAATGACAACGACTGGTCCTATGGCTCAGAGAAGAAAG CCAAGAAGAGGAAATCAGACAAG CTATGGTATCTCCCATTCCAGAACCCCAATTCCCCTCGAAGATCCAAgtctttaaaacacaaaaatg GGTTCTCTGTCTGTACCTCTGCATCAAACAcccttccccttcttttttcttcttcaggggAACTTAGCAATTCGGATCCTTTTAAG TATAACAACTCAACTGGGATCAGCTACGAGACCCTGGGGCCGGAGGAGCTGCGTAGCCTGCTCACCACG CAATGTGGGGTGATTTCTGAACACACCAAGAAGATGTGCACAAG GTCCCTGCGCTGCCCCCAGCACACGGATGAGCAGCGGCGAGCCGTGCGGATTTATTTCCTTGGACCCTCGGC CGTCCTTCCAGAGGTCGAGAGTTCCCTGGATAATGACAGCTTTGACATGACTGACAGCCAGGCCCTGATCAGCCGGCTTCAGTGGGATGGCTCCTCCGATCTCTCACCCTCTGATTCAGGTTCCTCCAAGACGAGTGAGAATCAGGGATGGGGTCTAG GTACCAACAGCTCCGAGTCACggaaaaccaagaaaaagaaatcccatcTGAGCCTGGTAGGGACTGCCTCTGGCCTGGGCtccaacaagaagaaaaagccaaAGCCTCCGGCACCCCCGACGCCCAGCATCTACGATGACATCAACTGA
- the ATXN7L3 gene encoding ataxin-7-like protein 3 isoform X3 translates to MKMEEMSLSGLDNSKLEAIAQEIYADLVEDSCLGFCFEVHRAVKCGYFFLDDTDPDSMKDFEIVDQPGLDIFGQVFNQWKSKECVCPNCSRSIAASRFAPHLEKCLGMGRNSSRIANRRIANSNNMNKSESDQEDNDDINDNDWSYGSEKKAKKRKSDKLWYLPFQNPNSPRRSKSLKHKNGELSNSDPFKYNNSTGISYETLGPEELRSLLTTQCGVISEHTKKMCTRSLRCPQHTDEQRRAVRIYFLGPSAVLPEVESSLDNDSFDMTDSQALISRLQWDGSSDLSPSDSGSSKTSENQGWGLGTNSSESRKTKKKKSHLSLVGTASGLGSNKKKKPKPPAPPTPSIYDDIN, encoded by the exons atgaaaatggaggaaATGTCTTTGTCTGGCCTGGATAACAGCAAACTAGAG GCCATCGCTCAGGAGATATACGCGGACCTGGTCGAGGATTCTTGTTTGGGATTCTGCTTTGAGGTACACCGGGCTGTCAAGTGTGGCTATTTCTTCCTGGACGACACGGACCCTGATAGCATGAAGGATTTTG AGATCGTGGACCAGCCGGGGTTGGACATCTTTGGACAGGTTTTCAACCAGTGGAAGAGCAAGGAGTGTGTTTGCCCCAATTGCAGCCGCAGCATTGCCGCCTCCCGTTTTGCTCCCCATCTGGAGAAGTGCCTGGGAATGGGTCGGAACAGCAGTCGAATCGCCAACCGCCG GATTGCCAATAGCAACAACATGAACAAGTCTGAGAGTGACCAAGAGGATAACGATGACATCAATGACAACGACTGGTCCTATGGCTCAGAGAAGAAAG CCAAGAAGAGGAAATCAGACAAG CTATGGTATCTCCCATTCCAGAACCCCAATTCCCCTCGAAGATCCAAgtctttaaaacacaaaaatg gggAACTTAGCAATTCGGATCCTTTTAAG TATAACAACTCAACTGGGATCAGCTACGAGACCCTGGGGCCGGAGGAGCTGCGTAGCCTGCTCACCACG CAATGTGGGGTGATTTCTGAACACACCAAGAAGATGTGCACAAG GTCCCTGCGCTGCCCCCAGCACACGGATGAGCAGCGGCGAGCCGTGCGGATTTATTTCCTTGGACCCTCGGC CGTCCTTCCAGAGGTCGAGAGTTCCCTGGATAATGACAGCTTTGACATGACTGACAGCCAGGCCCTGATCAGCCGGCTTCAGTGGGATGGCTCCTCCGATCTCTCACCCTCTGATTCAGGTTCCTCCAAGACGAGTGAGAATCAGGGATGGGGTCTAG GTACCAACAGCTCCGAGTCACggaaaaccaagaaaaagaaatcccatcTGAGCCTGGTAGGGACTGCCTCTGGCCTGGGCtccaacaagaagaaaaagccaaAGCCTCCGGCACCCCCGACGCCCAGCATCTACGATGACATCAACTGA
- the ATXN7L3 gene encoding ataxin-7-like protein 3 isoform X4 codes for MKMEEMSLSGLDNSKLEAIAQEIYADLVEDSCLGFCFEVHRAVKCGYFFLDDTDPDSMKDFEIVDQPGLDIFGQVFNQWKSKECVCPNCSRSIAASRFAPHLEKCLGMGRNSSRIANRRIANSNNMNKSESDQEDNDDINDNDWSYGSEKKAKKRKSDKNPNSPRRSKSLKHKNGELSNSDPFKYNNSTGISYETLGPEELRSLLTTQCGVISEHTKKMCTRSLRCPQHTDEQRRAVRIYFLGPSAVLPEVESSLDNDSFDMTDSQALISRLQWDGSSDLSPSDSGSSKTSENQGWGLGTNSSESRKTKKKKSHLSLVGTASGLGSNKKKKPKPPAPPTPSIYDDIN; via the exons atgaaaatggaggaaATGTCTTTGTCTGGCCTGGATAACAGCAAACTAGAG GCCATCGCTCAGGAGATATACGCGGACCTGGTCGAGGATTCTTGTTTGGGATTCTGCTTTGAGGTACACCGGGCTGTCAAGTGTGGCTATTTCTTCCTGGACGACACGGACCCTGATAGCATGAAGGATTTTG AGATCGTGGACCAGCCGGGGTTGGACATCTTTGGACAGGTTTTCAACCAGTGGAAGAGCAAGGAGTGTGTTTGCCCCAATTGCAGCCGCAGCATTGCCGCCTCCCGTTTTGCTCCCCATCTGGAGAAGTGCCTGGGAATGGGTCGGAACAGCAGTCGAATCGCCAACCGCCG GATTGCCAATAGCAACAACATGAACAAGTCTGAGAGTGACCAAGAGGATAACGATGACATCAATGACAACGACTGGTCCTATGGCTCAGAGAAGAAAG CCAAGAAGAGGAAATCAGACAAG AACCCCAATTCCCCTCGAAGATCCAAgtctttaaaacacaaaaatg gggAACTTAGCAATTCGGATCCTTTTAAG TATAACAACTCAACTGGGATCAGCTACGAGACCCTGGGGCCGGAGGAGCTGCGTAGCCTGCTCACCACG CAATGTGGGGTGATTTCTGAACACACCAAGAAGATGTGCACAAG GTCCCTGCGCTGCCCCCAGCACACGGATGAGCAGCGGCGAGCCGTGCGGATTTATTTCCTTGGACCCTCGGC CGTCCTTCCAGAGGTCGAGAGTTCCCTGGATAATGACAGCTTTGACATGACTGACAGCCAGGCCCTGATCAGCCGGCTTCAGTGGGATGGCTCCTCCGATCTCTCACCCTCTGATTCAGGTTCCTCCAAGACGAGTGAGAATCAGGGATGGGGTCTAG GTACCAACAGCTCCGAGTCACggaaaaccaagaaaaagaaatcccatcTGAGCCTGGTAGGGACTGCCTCTGGCCTGGGCtccaacaagaagaaaaagccaaAGCCTCCGGCACCCCCGACGCCCAGCATCTACGATGACATCAACTGA
- the TMUB2 gene encoding transmembrane and ubiquitin-like domain-containing protein 2 isoform X2, whose translation MELSDVTLIEGVGNEVTVVAGVAVLILALVLAWLSTYVADSGSSQLLGTIVSAGDTSVLHLGHVDHLVAGQVTPEPTELPHPSEGNDEKAEEAGEGGGDSTGEPGAGGGIEPSLEHLLDIQGLPKRQAGPGSSGPEVPQRSEDSACLINVRLKFLNDTEELAVARPEDTVGALKSKYFPGQESQMKLIYQGRLLQDPGRTLRSLNITDNCVIHCHHSPLGSAVPGPSASLAPSSATEPPSLGVSVGSLMVPVFVVLLGVVWYFRINYRQFFTAPATVSLVGVTVFFSFLVFGMYGR comes from the exons ATGGAGCTCTCTGATGTCACCCTTATTGAGGGTGTGGGTAATGAGGTGACTGTGGTGGCAGGTGTGGCGGTGCTGATTCTAGCCTTGGTCCTAGCTTGGCTCTCTACCTACGTAGCCGACAGCGGTAGCAGCCAGCTCCTGGGCACTATTGTGTCAGCTGGCGACACATCCGTCCTCCACCTGGGGCATGTGGACCATCTGGTGGCGGGCCAAGTCACCCCAGAGCCAACCGAACTCCCACATCCATCAGAGGGTAATGATGAGAAGGCTGAAGAGGCTGGCGAAGGTGGGGGAGACTCCACAGGGGAACCCGGAGCTGGGGGTGGTATTGAGCCCAGCCTTGAGCATCTGCTTGACATCCAAGGCCTGCCCAAAAGACAAGCGGGCCCGGGGAGCAGCGGTCCAGAGGTGCCCCAGAGATCTGAGGATAGCGCCTGCCTCATCAATGTGCGGCTCAAATTCCTCAACGACACCGAGGAGCTGGCTGTGGCCAGGCCAGAGGATACTGTGGGTGCTCTGAAGAG TAAATACTTCCCTGGACAAGAAAGCCAGATGAAACTGATCTACCAGGGCCGCCTGCTGCAGGACCCAGGCCGCACACTGCGTTCCCTGAACATTACCGACAACTGTGTGATTCACTGTCACCACTCACCCCTTGGGTCAGCTGTTCCAGGCCCCTCGGCCTCCCTGGCCCCCTCTTCAGCCACTGAGCCGCCCAGCCTCGGCGTCAGTGTGGGCAGCCTCATGGTGCCTGTGTTTGTGGTGCTGTTGGGTGTGGTCTGGTACTTCCGTATCAATTACCGTCAGTTCTTCACAGCACCTGCCACTGTCTCCCTGGTGGGGGTCACTGTCTTCTTCAGCTTCCTAGTATTTGGGATGTATGGACGATAA
- the ATXN7L3 gene encoding ataxin-7-like protein 3 isoform X2: protein MKMEEMSLSGLDNSKLEAIAQEIYADLVEDSCLGFCFEVHRAVKCGYFFLDDTDPDSMKDFEIVDQPGLDIFGQVFNQWKSKECVCPNCSRSIAASRFAPHLEKCLGMGRNSSRIANRRIANSNNMNKSESDQEDNDDINDNDWSYGSEKKAKKRKSDKNPNSPRRSKSLKHKNGFSVCTSASNTLPLLFSSSGELSNSDPFKYNNSTGISYETLGPEELRSLLTTQCGVISEHTKKMCTRSLRCPQHTDEQRRAVRIYFLGPSAVLPEVESSLDNDSFDMTDSQALISRLQWDGSSDLSPSDSGSSKTSENQGWGLGTNSSESRKTKKKKSHLSLVGTASGLGSNKKKKPKPPAPPTPSIYDDIN, encoded by the exons atgaaaatggaggaaATGTCTTTGTCTGGCCTGGATAACAGCAAACTAGAG GCCATCGCTCAGGAGATATACGCGGACCTGGTCGAGGATTCTTGTTTGGGATTCTGCTTTGAGGTACACCGGGCTGTCAAGTGTGGCTATTTCTTCCTGGACGACACGGACCCTGATAGCATGAAGGATTTTG AGATCGTGGACCAGCCGGGGTTGGACATCTTTGGACAGGTTTTCAACCAGTGGAAGAGCAAGGAGTGTGTTTGCCCCAATTGCAGCCGCAGCATTGCCGCCTCCCGTTTTGCTCCCCATCTGGAGAAGTGCCTGGGAATGGGTCGGAACAGCAGTCGAATCGCCAACCGCCG GATTGCCAATAGCAACAACATGAACAAGTCTGAGAGTGACCAAGAGGATAACGATGACATCAATGACAACGACTGGTCCTATGGCTCAGAGAAGAAAG CCAAGAAGAGGAAATCAGACAAG AACCCCAATTCCCCTCGAAGATCCAAgtctttaaaacacaaaaatg GGTTCTCTGTCTGTACCTCTGCATCAAACAcccttccccttcttttttcttcttcaggggAACTTAGCAATTCGGATCCTTTTAAG TATAACAACTCAACTGGGATCAGCTACGAGACCCTGGGGCCGGAGGAGCTGCGTAGCCTGCTCACCACG CAATGTGGGGTGATTTCTGAACACACCAAGAAGATGTGCACAAG GTCCCTGCGCTGCCCCCAGCACACGGATGAGCAGCGGCGAGCCGTGCGGATTTATTTCCTTGGACCCTCGGC CGTCCTTCCAGAGGTCGAGAGTTCCCTGGATAATGACAGCTTTGACATGACTGACAGCCAGGCCCTGATCAGCCGGCTTCAGTGGGATGGCTCCTCCGATCTCTCACCCTCTGATTCAGGTTCCTCCAAGACGAGTGAGAATCAGGGATGGGGTCTAG GTACCAACAGCTCCGAGTCACggaaaaccaagaaaaagaaatcccatcTGAGCCTGGTAGGGACTGCCTCTGGCCTGGGCtccaacaagaagaaaaagccaaAGCCTCCGGCACCCCCGACGCCCAGCATCTACGATGACATCAACTGA